In one window of Camelus dromedarius isolate mCamDro1 chromosome 7, mCamDro1.pat, whole genome shotgun sequence DNA:
- the TES gene encoding testin: MDLEAKVKKMGLGHEQGFGAPCLKCKEKCEGFELHFWRKICRNCKCGQEEHDVLLSNEEDRKVGKLFEDTKYTTLIAKLKSDGIPMYKRNVMILTNPVAAKKNVSINTVTYEWAPPVQNQALARQYMQMLPKEKQPVAGSEGAQYRKKQLAKQLPAHDQDPSKCHELSPREVKEMEQFVKKYKSEALGVGDVKLPREMNAQGSNRMHLPGGDRSTMTAAGAMEDKSTEQKRTQYFCYCCKLSMKEGDPAIYAERAGYDKLWHPACFVCSTCHELLVDMIYFWKNGKLYCGRHYCDSEKPRCAGCDELIFSNEYTQAENQNWHLKHFCCFDCDNILAGEIYVMVNDKPVCKPCYVKNHAVVCQGCHNAIDPEVQRVTYNNFSWHASTECFLCSCCSKCLIGQKFMPVEGMVFCSVECKKMMS; the protein is encoded by the exons aaaaatatgtCGTAACTGCAAGTGTGGCCAAGAAGAGCATGACGTCCTCTTGAGCAACGAAGAGGATCGAAAAGTGGGGAAACTTTTTGAAGACACCAAGTATACCACCCTGATTGCAAAGCTAAAGTCAGATGGAATTCCCATGTATAAACGCAATGTTATGATACTGACCAATCCAGTTGCTGCCAAGAAGAATGTCTCCATCAATACAGTTACCTATGAATGGGCTCCTCCTGTCCAGAATCAGGCATTG GCCAGGCAGTACATGCAGATGCTGCCCAAGGAGAAGCAGCCAGTGGCAGGCTCAGAGGGTGCTCAGTACCGGAAGAAGCAGCTGGCAAAGCAGCTCCCTGCACACGACCAGGACCCTTCAAAGTGCCATGAATTGTCTCCCAGAGAGGTGAAGGAGATGGAGCAGTTTGTGAAGAAATATAAGAGTGAGGCTCTGGGAGTAGGAGATGTTAAACTTCCCCGTGAGATGAATGCTCAGGGCTCCAATAGAATGCACCTTCCTGGCGGGGATAGAAGCACCATGACAGCGGCAGGGGCCATGGAGGACAAATCGACCGAACAAAAAAGAACTCAGTAT TTCTGCTACTGCTGCAAACTGAGTATGAAGGAAGGAGACCCGGCCATCTATGCTGAAAGGGCCGGCTATGATAAACTGTGGCACCCAGCTTGTTTCGTCTGCAGTACCTGCCATGAACTCCTGGTCGACATGATTTATTTCTGGAAGAATGGCAAGCTGTACTGTGGCAGACATTACTGTGACAGTGAGAAACCCCGGTGTGCTGGCTGTGATGAG CTGATATTCAGCAATGAGTATACCCAGGCAGAAAACCAAAACTGGCATCTGAAACACTTCTGCTGCTTTGATTGTGACAACATCCTAGCTGGGGAAATATACGTGATGGTCAATGACAAGCCCGTGTGCAAGCCCTGCTATGTGAAGAACCACGCTGTG GTATGTCAAGGATGCCACAATGCCATTGATCCCGAAGTGCAGCGGGTGACCTATAACAACTTCAGCTGGCATGCGTCCACAGAGTGCTTTCTGTGCTCCTGCTGCAGCAAGTGTCTCATTGGGCAGAAGTTCATGCCAGTAGAAGGGATGGTTTTCTGTTCAGTGGAGTGCAAAAAGATGATGTCTTAA